A stretch of Primulina tabacum isolate GXHZ01 chromosome 13, ASM2559414v2, whole genome shotgun sequence DNA encodes these proteins:
- the LOC142522672 gene encoding putative 1-acyl-sn-glycerol-3-phosphate acyltransferase 4, producing the protein MTMEISKSLNSYKGLKHFPLTPFRIFRGLLCLAVYISTAFMFLVYFVPPAAVVTRLFSVHYSRKLVTFLFGVWLGLWPFLFEKINKVKVIFSGEKAPLEKNVLIIANHRTEVDWMYLWNLALRKGCLGYIRYVLKSSLMKLPILGWGFHVFEFIPVERKWEVDEQVMRQMLSTFTNGQDPLWLAVFPEGTDFTDEKCRKSQKFAIENGLPVLKNVLLPKTRGLHTSLEILRGSLDAVYDITIAYKNNCPTFLDNVFGVDPSEVHMHLRRIPLEEIPSSESEIAAWLMDAFQLKDQLLTDFIVNGQFPNQGTEDELSTLGCMANCASVLGVTGIFTYLTFYSFLLFKVYVGLSCVYLAFATYFNVRPSPIFCFEERSNKKSL; encoded by the exons ATGACGATGGAAATTAGCAAGTCCCTCAATTCCTACAAAGGATTAAAGCATTTCCCTTTGACCCCTTTTAGGATTTTTAGGGGTCTTCTGTGTTTAGCAGTTTACATTTCAACTGCGTTTATGTTCTTAGTTTATTTTGTGCCGCCGGCCGCTGTAGTCACACGCCTATTTAGTGTACATTACAGTAGGAAATTAGTAACCTTCCTCTTTGGTGTTTGGCTTGGTCTGTGGCCATTCTTATTTGAAAAGATAAACAAGGTTAAAGTTATATTTTCGGGTGAGAAAGCTCCGTTAGAGAAGAATGTTTTGATTATAGCCAATCACAGAACTGAGGTAGACTGGATGTATCTGTGGAATCTAGCTCTGCGAAAAGGGTGCTTGGGCTACATCAGATATGTTCTCAAGAGCAGTTTGATGAAACTGCCAATCCTTGGCTGGGGATTTCACGTTTTCGAGTTCATTCCAGTGGAGAGAAAGTGGGAGGTTGATGAACAGGTGATGCGCCAAATGCTTTCTACATTTACCAATGGTCAGGATCCACTCTGGCTTGCAGTCTTTCCCGAAGGAACCGATTTTAC CGACGAGAAATGCAGAAAAAGTCAAAAGTTTGCTATTGAGAATGGATTACCAGTTCTGAAAAATGTGTTACTACCAAAGACAAGAGGTCTGCATACTTCCTTGGAGATCTTGAGGGGTTCTCTAGATGCAG TTTATGACATTACTATCGCGTACAAGAACAATTGTCCTACTTTCTTGGATAATGTGTTTGGCGTGGACCCTTCCGAGGTACACATGCACCTCCGACGGATCCCTCTGGAGGAAATCCCCTCTTCGGAATCAGAGATTGCTGCCTGGTTGATGGATGCCTTTCAACTCAAAGATCAACTGCTCACTGATTTCATAGTTAATGGTCAATTTCCTAATCAAGGAACCGAAGATGAACTTTCGACACTCGGATGCATGGCCAACTGCGCATCAGTACTCGGTGTTACCGGTATCTTCACTTATCTCACCTTTTATTCGTTCCTTCTGTTTAAAGTCTATGTAGGATTATCTTGTGTTTACTTAGCTTTTGCTACTTATTTCAATGTTAGGCCATCTCctattttttgttttgaagaaaggTCAAATAAGAAATCATTGTAA